CTTCTTCGCCCAGGGCAGCGCGGTGAACTACGACTCGAGCGCCCGCCAGGACGCGCTGCCCAACTACCTGCTGCAGCGCCAGGTGCTCAACGAGGCGCAGGCGGAGCGGGTGGTGCAGGCGCTGGGCTCGGGCCTGCGCATCGGCGCGGCGCTCAACGAGGCCGGGGTGGAGGCCGCGGGCGAGGAGCTGTTGCAGCTCCTGCGCGAGTACACGATGGACCGGGTCGCCCAGGTCATCGGCATGCGCGAGGGCCGCTACGCCTTCTATCCCGGCGATGACTTCCAGAGCGAGGTGGCCACGGTGGAGACGCCCGCGCTGGCGCCCATCCTGGATGGAGCGCGCCGGGCCATGCCGCTCAAGACGCTGGCCGCGCCCCTGCGCGCGCACCAGTCGGAGTTTCCCGTGCGCACGCCCGACTTCGGCAGGGATCTGGGCGCGCTGGGGCTGAACACGGAGGACCTGAAGATCGCCATGCAGATGAACGGGCGCATCCCGCTGAGGGATCTGCTCGCGCATGGGCGGGGCGACCTGCGGCGGGGCTACTCGCTCCTGTGGTTCCTGCGGCTGGTGGGTGGGGTGGACTTCTCGCCCACGCCCGTGGCCCAGGGGCCCGGCGAGGTGGTGGTGGTGCCGGACGTCATCGCCCCGCGCAAGCGCAAGCCGCTTCCGGCGGACGTGGCGGCCAACCTGCGCGAGGGCGCGGTGCGCATCATCACCGGCAGCTACTTCCGCTGCCTGGGGCTGGAGATCGCCGCGGACAGCGAGGCGGTGGAGCGCTCCTACCACGAGCTCGCCATGCGCTTTCACCCGGACAGCTACGCCGAGTACGACACCTCGGAGATGAAGGACTTGCTGGACTCGGTGCAGGAGAAGCTGTCGGCGGCGTACCGGGTGCTGTCGGTGCCGGACAAGCGCAAGGCGTACCTGCAGTACCTCGTGTCCCGCATGGACGTGGGCCGCTCCACCACGGTGAACGTGGACGCCGAGCTGATGCTGCGGCGGGGAGAGGCGGCGCTCAAGCGCAAGCAGTTCCGCTCGGCGCTCATCCATTTCGAGGAGGCGGTGGGGCTCAACCCCCAGGAGCCCGAGTACTACTCGTACCTGGCGTGGGCCACCTTCCTCGCGAGCACGGGGCCGAAGGAGGACCGGGCCCGGGCCGCGCAGAAGGTGCTGCGCAAGGCGCTCACGCTCAACCCGTACCTCGAGCGGGCCCTCATCATCTCGGCCATCATCGACAGTGAGATGAACGACGAGTCGGGCGCGCGCAAGAAGCTGCTCAAGGTGCTCGAACTCAACCCCAACTCCCAGCTCGCGAAGGCCGCGCTGCGCAAAGTAGGCCGGTGATGCACAAGTCGTTGTGGCGGTTGTTGGGGTACGCCCGGCCCCATGGGGCGGTGCTGGGCGCGGCGTTCGTGTGCATGGCGGTGCTGGGCCTGTGCACGGGGGCGTACGCGTACCTGATGGGCCCCGCGCTGCGCTTCCTGTTGTCGGGCGGCGAGCGGGGCTTTGGCGGCGAGCAGGCCGTGCCGTGGCTGGCGGACCTGCCGCGCGAGGCCGCGCTCTGGGGCTTCCCCGTGGTGGTGGTGACGGTGGGGATCGTCAAGGGCGTGGCGTACCTGGGCCAGTTCTACTTCATGGGCCTCTTCGCCCAGAAGACGGTGGCGGACCTGCGGCGCGAGCTGTTCGTGCGTCTCACCTCGCTGTCACCCGCGCAGCTCGCGCGCGAGCGGATGGGGGACCTGCTCAGCCGCTTCTCCGCGGACGTGCAGTCGGTGGAGGCGGCGGCCATGTACACCGTGGGCTCCTACCTGCGCGACTCGTTGCAGATCGTGGTGCTCGCCGGGGTGGCGCTGTCGCTCAGTCCGCTGCTGGGCGGGTTGATGCTGTGCGTGCTTCCCCTGGCGGCGCTGCCGGCCTCGCGGCTGACACGCAAGGCGCTGCGGGGCACGCGCGAGGGACAGCTGCAACTGGGGCACCTCGCGGGCCAGATCCAGGAGGGACTGGGGGGCATGCGCACCATCCAGGCCTTCAACGGGCAGGCAGCGGAGCTGGAGCGCTTCTCGTCGCACGCGCGCGCCCACGAGGAGGCCATGGTGCGGGCCGCGTGGGCGCGGGGTGGAGTGCCGGGGGTGATGGAGGTGCTGGCGGCGGCGGCGCTCGCGGGCGCCCTGGCCTACGTGGCGGCCACCCAGGCCATGGAGCCCGCGTCGCTCTTGTCGTTCCTCACCGCGGTGGTGCTCGTGTACCAGCCGGTGAAGGACCTGGGCCGGGTGACGCAGTTCGCGATGCAGGCGGGCGCGGCGGGCGAGCGGCTCTTCGCGCTGTTGGACCTTCGCCACCCGGTGGAGGACGCGCCCGGGGCCACCGAGGCGCCGGCCCTGGAGCACGGCCTGAGGTTGGAGGGCGTGGGCTTCTCCTATGGCGAGCGGCGGGCCCTGGAGGGGCTGACGGTGGAGCTGCCCGTGGGGCAGGTGGTGGCGCTGGTGGGGCCGAGCGGAGGCGGCAAGAGCACCATCACCCAGTTGCTGCTGCGCTTCGAGCGCCCGAGCGAGGGCCGGATGATGCTCGACGGGGTGGACGCGGACCGCTACACGGCGCAGAGCGTGCGGGCGAAGTTCGCGCTGGTGACGCAGGAGCCGCTGCTCTTCTCGGGCAGCGTGAGGGACAACCTGAGTCTGGCGCGGCCGGACGCGACGCGCGAGGAGCTGGAGGCGGCGGCCCGGGTGGCCAACGCGCATGAGTTCATCCAGGCGCTGCCCGAGGGCTATGACACGCTCGTGGGCGAGCGGGGCGCGAAGCTGAGCGGAGGGCAGCGGCAGAGGCTGTGCATCGCGCGGGCGGTGTTGTCGCGGGCGCCGGTGCTGGTGCTGGACGAGGCGACGAGCAGCCTGGATCCCGAGAGCGAGCGCGAGGTGCAGGCGGCGCTCGCGCGGGTGTTGCCGGGGCGCACGGCGCTGGTGATTGCCCACCGGCTGTCGACGGTGGTGTCCGCGGATCGCATTTGCGTGGTGGAGGCGGGGCGGGTGGTGGAGCAGGGACGC
The DNA window shown above is from Cystobacter fuscus DSM 2262 and carries:
- a CDS encoding DUF4388 domain-containing protein; protein product: MKKLLLVENHPPTREHLTGVLSQAGYTVRAVGEPGSAMEHFVADNPSLVVMSVDVPRLDGAHVGHLIRNYSLGARVPIVAIDKGHLGRARGVASLVDLKVNAYVADPLKPGELVGKLQSLSTAMEQDATPLKGVLGMLVRPAVMSGDLKGFPLPALLVSLYRLRRDGVLVVAHRDLTRRVFFAQGSAVNYDSSARQDALPNYLLQRQVLNEAQAERVVQALGSGLRIGAALNEAGVEAAGEELLQLLREYTMDRVAQVIGMREGRYAFYPGDDFQSEVATVETPALAPILDGARRAMPLKTLAAPLRAHQSEFPVRTPDFGRDLGALGLNTEDLKIAMQMNGRIPLRDLLAHGRGDLRRGYSLLWFLRLVGGVDFSPTPVAQGPGEVVVVPDVIAPRKRKPLPADVAANLREGAVRIITGSYFRCLGLEIAADSEAVERSYHELAMRFHPDSYAEYDTSEMKDLLDSVQEKLSAAYRVLSVPDKRKAYLQYLVSRMDVGRSTTVNVDAELMLRRGEAALKRKQFRSALIHFEEAVGLNPQEPEYYSYLAWATFLASTGPKEDRARAAQKVLRKALTLNPYLERALIISAIIDSEMNDESGARKKLLKVLELNPNSQLAKAALRKVGR
- a CDS encoding ABC transporter ATP-binding protein, whose product is MHKSLWRLLGYARPHGAVLGAAFVCMAVLGLCTGAYAYLMGPALRFLLSGGERGFGGEQAVPWLADLPREAALWGFPVVVVTVGIVKGVAYLGQFYFMGLFAQKTVADLRRELFVRLTSLSPAQLARERMGDLLSRFSADVQSVEAAAMYTVGSYLRDSLQIVVLAGVALSLSPLLGGLMLCVLPLAALPASRLTRKALRGTREGQLQLGHLAGQIQEGLGGMRTIQAFNGQAAELERFSSHARAHEEAMVRAAWARGGVPGVMEVLAAAALAGALAYVAATQAMEPASLLSFLTAVVLVYQPVKDLGRVTQFAMQAGAAGERLFALLDLRHPVEDAPGATEAPALEHGLRLEGVGFSYGERRALEGLTVELPVGQVVALVGPSGGGKSTITQLLLRFERPSEGRMMLDGVDADRYTAQSVRAKFALVTQEPLLFSGSVRDNLSLARPDATREELEAAARVANAHEFIQALPEGYDTLVGERGAKLSGGQRQRLCIARAVLSRAPVLVLDEATSSLDPESEREVQAALARVLPGRTALVIAHRLSTVVSADRICVVEAGRVVEQGRHEELLARGGAYAALWALQAGAERGAA